The Caenorhabditis elegans chromosome I genome includes the window TATTTACACATTTTGAGAGGTCACGTGAAAATTCTTACCCCATCGTCAATTTCTCCTTGACTTGAGTCACTGTCGTCCATATTGATCTCATCGTCGGAACTCattctaaaagtttttctcaattattcactcaatcaaaaaaaatcaatttgatgTATCGATTTTCTGCCAGTCGCGCACCTAactgaaagagaaaaaatccaagaaaaacactgaaagaaatagtagaaaatgaaaagagagGAAGCGCAGCACAGGCACAGAACAGCCGGAGACAGTTGGTTAAATCGAGAGACCCAATGAGAGAAACGAGCGTGTTTTGTGGGAGAAATTTTGGAGCGCAGAGGGGCACACTTGCGAATGTTCTCGTACAAAGCCATGTGacctttttcttttaaaattccaaaaattcaagatttaaGGTACACACATTATTGTCagacaaacatttttaaaattcaaattaagtTTTGTGGGTTACGGTAAACAacgcggtgtttgcgtacaaTCAAAATTGCGTACAATGCCTTTTATTCGACGactaataaaatttgtttgttttatgattttaaaattgtttttaaactaATTAAACAGTCCTTTTATGAAATACGATTTCTTGGAAAcgattgataaaaatttagaaataattcATGAAATGATATAAACTTAAATTTAGCATTTatatataaagaaaaaaaaaaagaaaaacctaATGAGAATGTTAATTCGAGGTACTTAGTGATGAGGAAAACTGAAGAGGAAAGAAAATGAATGAGCAacatccaacaaaaaaaaagttgcgaaATTCAACACAATACTCATAGACATTTCCAAATAAGTAGCTGATTTGACTGGAATACTTTATGAAATGAAGAccaagtttaaaataaaatattattctttgaaaagccgcgatttatttttttaacaagaaaatAATCATAATTCAAGTAAAAAAAGTAGAGAGCACCAGTAAGTTTAAGAAAATGTCTgtgataaaaagaaaaacgagataaaattaaaatcaatgtaatttatttatttttgcttcactattcttgaatttctcgccaaaaaaCTGTCGATAAATAAGAAAGAAATTGGCTGAGAAAATGAAGACGATGGTGAGAATGCATTCGAAAATGAACTTTGGAGCGAATATTTTCCAAACCATCAGATGACGCCGATGTATTGAAGAGACCAAACAAGTGAGCGTTGCCCGTATTGTCATCAATACAAGAGTTTCTGTTAACGTCCAAGCTGTGTTGGGTGCAGacatctgaaattataaagagttttcagtttttcagtaaaatctCTCACTTTCTGACTAGATTCACTTTCACTTGAGAtcacaaaaatcgatgagATCGCCGAAAAGTTGAGATGAAAGAGTACGAAAAGTGCAGGGAGGACACGAAGAGCTGTTCCACCAGGAATTCCAACAAACGCAGCATTCCATGGAATTGAAGAGATAACTGGTGAATGTCCAAGATGATAGAATCCTAGTGGGATGAGCAAAGCGATTGTAGATGCAatgaattctgaaataatggattctcaagaaaaacaatttatcaatttttgtcacCTCTTGACACAAATTCAGCAATTAATACTGAAACTGCTATGAATATAATTATCGCCGGAATCAGCCCGTCACCAAATAAGATATAAACCGgcatcaataaaaaatgagcaCATATCgcagaatttctgaaatttaagagTTGCCTTTGTGAGAGTAGATAAGCCTTTTAATTGTTCTCGTAAAATACCCTTCTCTCCAAGCGAGAACAGCGCAAATTAAAGAAATCACAGAAAGCGAATGAGCCGACAAATTGGCTCTGGAGACATCATGTGTCAATGATGCGAATACTGAGTGAAGTACAATAATTGCAATGTGAAGCCATGATGTTGCTGAGAGAATTCgaattgtttctgaaaattaaaatttttttcgctgaatACTTTTTCTCAACCTGAACTCCTCTTTGAGTTTGATTCAATTTGACTTTTGGTATCTCGAAGTCcgtaatatttgaaaaccgAGAGATTGGCGACAGCAAGAGATCCGAGAGCAAATAGAAGTCGGACAACTTGTGCGTctcctgaaaaattaggaaatatttttagaattttgtatttaaaagaTTATCtatttaaaatcaagaaactACGCTCATTTTAGTTagtgtaatttgaaaatacgaCTCTCAATAGAACAAAActccaagaaaaaattaatttcgaaacaaaaattccctttcgttgcgagaccatTCGCCAGACTACGGTAGATGTGAAACTTGGGGAAGCCGTGTACTACTCTCGGACAAGcgttatttattattttttgacaaattttggaattctttcttattatttatttttcaactactCTCGTTAATTTTCACTTACTGGTTAAACTCCCAGCCTGCCTCGAAGGGTAATATGTATCACATCCAACTTCTTCTTCACGACATCTATGAAAAATGGGCTCCGACCTCAGACCAACCATAATTAGTGTGAAAATTATTAGATTTTGATCTTGatttacaaatttccaaagaaaattTAGCTTAAACGGTTTCCGAGGGCGCAACGCAGTcgagctgaaaaaataatttttagtaatGTTTCGGTTGAATTTCAGTTGCTAAccgcaatttttcaagaaacacGAGAGTAACGAGTGATTGCAAAAAGTATCGAACAACTTGAGCTTCGTAGACCACATAACTGTTCGAAAAAAGACTAATCGAATGGATTATGACGAGAATTGGGCCTGAAAACTCGATTTTAAGACAATATTTCAACACATATTAGTTCATATTTTTGCTCACGTCCATTTACGAGCAAATTCTCActtcattcacttttttcgcTTTCTGTGTTCATTGCCCTCCCCTAGGTTCACCGTATAAACACAAACGCGCTCCGACGCACACCTCTGTTGGCCAGCGTTCCCTCTTTTTGCGTATCCAGCAATTAAACATTATGctcattttattgattttttctcataaatttgaggtttttgaatttgaaaccaCGTTTTTCACTACGATTGTTTCTAAACTGTTGAtgataattcaaatattgaattttaaaatgcatGACCCGTTATTTGATTCATTTTCCAgctcaaatatttcaaaaaaccgatgttttctttttctaatcTTCGCACACTTTTCATAATTCAACTAAAACATTTCTACCAttctttctagaaaaatggcaaaagcAGATGCTCTGTTCCGACAACGTCGTCCCGGGCGTCCGGTAAAGGCTCGTCCAGTTGAAAAGGACATCAAAACTGGATTCGATGGAAATTGGGATTTAGTGGTCAGAAAGTGTCCCACCACATTCTCCCAGCATGTTTCAGAAGTTACCACAGCACAGCCAGAGACTAAGGTgggatttttaaagaaaactttcTCCCAAAGTATTaagattttgaagatatcGCCCAAAAACTTGTTCCCCATCAAATAAActaatttgatttaaaaatcctTGTCCTCTATAATATAATCGTATTTCCAGGTGCAAAACGACGAGCTATTGAAACGGCGATCTCGGCGGAAGACAGAAATGAGACCATTTCAGGCAATGTGGGCAAAGAGTCTCAGTGGCCTTCAAGTATCCATCCCACACGAGAAACCAGACAGGGTTCGTTGAAATGTTTGGGGTCTCAACACGAAAAAACTAATTCCGAACCATTAAATTTGGAAGACATTTTCTAACAAAGAATTGTGGAACTGGTATAAAAACAAGTAAAacataaattaatttccagatcGGTGACGTTAAAAAGGCAGAATACTCGTACGAATCAATTAAAAAGATCTCATTGATCAAGCCAGGAGTGTCTGCATTTACTCCAGAAGAGGCAAtgactacagtaatccaacaAATGAACAATGGATTTATGACAAATGGAACATTCGGACAAGCAGCTAACAAAGATAAGCTCGATGTTAATTTCATCGGATTAGCTCTCCATGATCAGCCACTTTGTGAGGTAAGCCcagttgaaaacatttaaaaaatctcgaaaaatatttttcttgctCTGGAAAAGccttttttaattagaaaaaaataaatcaaaaatgataTCTTGAGaaaaccagaaatttcaaaacagtaAATATTCtgacttttttcagaaacaattttaaattttttttttcatattttcagcgtATTCCAATTGCACACATCGTCGAAGAAATCAGTTCCCAAGAAAAACGTGTCCTCGATGCCCGTAAACGACTTCAAGAGGTTATGAAGTACTTTGGATGAAGTTTCCCTTATTATATACGCCAAAAATACTTTCGATCTtactatttatttatttattttccaattttggacctgctaactttttttttatgtaACTATATTTCTGATGAACAATGAATTACCTATTACTTTTGCCGAGAGCATCGATTTTATCGATATCCGAATTTGCAAAGCTTTATGACACATTGATATGATAGAGGAGAGACACGAGACCGCGAGAGTCATCTGGAATTTTAGAAACTATTCCACCAAAACTGGCGGGTGAAAGAAAATTACCAGTAACAAAGTTCTGGCACTCCCATCGGAATCAGTTTTATCAGTGAGAAGTGCTGCCTGAAGGAGACCACATCCCGTTCGATAGATTATCCATTCTAAAGACATCACCTGAAACAATGAACAATTTGACACGTGGTCTCACAAATTCTAGAAATCGAAAGGCCAACCTCATTAGTAATCAAGAACATGATAGCTTCAACGAGTGAGAATATTCCAGCATTAATATAAGCATCATCAAATTGAGTCCACGATACTCGAAGAAGTGTCTGGATTCGTGACATTGTGCTGGAAAACATTTATTACATCAAAACTCCGCCCACAAGGTGGTACTGTagttcaaaaaactcactcgaGCTGTTCTTCCATTGTATTTGAATCGCGAATTGTATGAGAATGAAGTTCGCCGAAATTTTTCTGCGCCGCGTAAGTTTCCGCGaatctagaattttaaaaacttttttgagtgaaaataaCGTTTAAAGGCACATGCCAACTGAGTCCTGCCACACGAAACCCATCATTTGCCTCTACAATTCTTAAAACTAAGTTTCACCTTTTTACTTGCTCATAATTCATTCCAACCGCAATTTCCCATAAATCTCTGGTAAATAATTGAGTGATAACAGTTcctaaattggaaaatggaatAGGAAGACCCATTAGAAGAGATATTGTTGGAACAATATCGATTTGATGAATTGGACGTTCAGGAAGAataatttgatgtttttttgagtGTACAAGGATTCCTGCacgaatttcattttcagattctccgCCATGATCTCCTGTAGATGTCATTCCATGATCATCAGATTTCATTGTTTCGATCGTTTGACCAATTATTCGATCCATCTGGAAAGAAAGATGAAATGGGTCAACGTCCAAAAAACTCTAACTTTTCGCAGAGTGTCTGCCATGACTGGATGAGATGGTCCAAATTTATGTCCACAGTGATCAACTCCGAGAAAATGAGCAATAATGATTGATGAGTTTGAATTGAGCATTTCATCTTGTAGAATCGCTGGAaaggaattttgtttttattcacCGGAAATagtcaactttaaaaaacgcgttttttcttcaaattttggcagatTCTCCTGTTTGAACatcctccaaaatgagaactacAAAACCAATCAGAAAATGGCTCCGTCCATTTATGAACGAATGAATGTTTTGAAAGTGGATGCGTCCTCTTATTTTGGacgaaattcaaatagaaaaatctggaaaaatcgaaaaacttcgttgttgaattcatttttgcatttgttGGCATTCTTaaatttctgattattttaCGTCCTTCAAAGCAAAATACCATTTTATTATaatactttccaaaaaaaatcttacgaGCAATTTTATCATCGACGGTGTTCAAATCATTAATGTCGAATGAATCGTAGGCTGCTGTTTTTGAGAATTGATTTGGGAACAAGGAAAGCCTGGAATGTCTCTGATGACTTTGATAATTGTGATATCtgacaaaaatccaaatatttcACAGTTGCGATCTTCTGCGAGATTTGACGGGAAAGTACGGTACCCGTTCTCAAAACGACCGAAACTTTGCAACTACAGTACTCacaaatatttcgaaatttctctttctcatttcgagaaattttgtATCCATAATTCTTCAATACATATACAgtttttgcactaaaaagaaaaaaacaaagtttcgGTCGGCCGAGACAACGGGTGTTTTTAAGTCAATATTGCAAAATTCTACAATTGAATAACAGCAAATATATGGTGTGTTTCAAACAAGTTTTTGACTAAATctaattct containing:
- the pigo-1 gene encoding GPI ethanolamine phosphate transferase 3 (Confirmed by transcript evidence), with the translated sequence MGSIIRILLVSINILLALFIFQNGFLLKRQEILSKSSCSDAHAQPGQTCWMKQQYQRVILILVDALRYDFLIPIDENTKKSKEEWYYRGQMKNIEKLVKSGNVSIGTLLADPPTTTLQRLKALTTGTLPTFIDAGDNFSPDAVISEDSFVYQAAQLGKNVTLLGDDTWLSLFPNQFSKTAAYDSFDINDLNTVDDKIAPILQDEMLNSNSSIIIAHFLGVDHCGHKFGPSHPVMADTLRKMDRIIGQTIETMKSDDHGMTSTGDHGGESENEIRAGILVHSKKHQIILPERPIHQIDIVPTISLLMGLPIPFSNLGTVITQLFTRDLWEIAVGMNYEQVKRFAETYAAQKNFGELHSHTIRDSNTMEEQLDTMSRIQTLLRVSWTQFDDAYINAGIFSLVEAIMFLITNEVMSLEWIIYRTGCGLLQAALLTDKTDSDGSARTLLLMTLAVSCLSSIISMCHKALQIRISIKSMLSAKVIGPILVIIHSISLFSNSYVVYEAQVVRYFLQSLVTLVFLEKLRSTALRPRKPFKLNFLWKFVNQDQNLIIFTLIMVGLRSEPIFHRCREEEVGCDTYYPSRQAGSLTRDAQVVRLLFALGSLAVANLSVFKYYGLRDTKSQIESNSKRSSETIRILSATSWLHIAIIVLHSVFASLTHDVSRANLSAHSLSVISLICAVLAWREGNSAICAHFLLMPVYILFGDGLIPAIIIFIAVSVLIAEFVSREFIASTIALLIPLGFYHLGHSPVISSIPWNAAFVGIPGGTALRVLPALFVLFHLNFSAISSIFVISSESESSQKMSAPNTAWTLTETLVLMTIRATLTCLVSSIHRRHLMVWKIFAPKFIFECILTIVFIFSANFFLIYRQFFGEKFKNSEAKINKLH
- the mbd-2 gene encoding Methyl-CpG binding protein 2/3 C-terminal domain-containing protein (Confirmed by transcript evidence), translated to MAKADALFRQRRPGRPVKARPVEKDIKTGFDGNWDLVVRKCPTTFSQHVSEVTTAQPETKVQNDELLKRRSRRKTEMRPFQAMWAKSLSGLQVSIPHEKPDRIGDVKKAEYSYESIKKISLIKPGVSAFTPEEAMTTVIQQMNNGFMTNGTFGQAANKDKLDVNFIGLALHDQPLCERIPIAHIVEEISSQEKRVLDARKRLQEVMKYFG